From a region of the bacterium genome:
- a CDS encoding PHP domain-containing protein, whose protein sequence is MSLALLNSDSLEARLQHLREMVLAQRAGAAVPRTEEVNNHIHTMYSFSPYSPSAAAWQAAQAGLQAAGIMDHDSIAGANEMLEACKIIGIGSTAGFELRVDCSMTGLSGRKINNPDSLSIAYMAIHGIPRPAIPEVARFLEPIQKARNLRNRAMVACLNEHLQELGVPQIDFERDVFARSLAAQGGAITERHILAALAEKLIGLYGRDGRVVGFLRDTLKVELPAKMVAVLSDSANPHYLYDLLGILKSSFLPSFFIQPGSHECIPVRKAVKFALHIGAIPAYAYLGDVTASPTGDKKAEKFEDDYLDLLFDELVALGFRAVTYMPPRNTLTQLQRVQGLCVRHGLMEISGVDINSSRQSFSCPEIMQPVFRHLIAATWALIAHEKLASLDARFSLFHPANPYATDPLAERLQVYAKVGASLDSAHPENALKMAVQLFPGKFEI, encoded by the coding sequence ATGAGCTTAGCTCTTCTCAATAGTGATTCCCTTGAGGCGCGCCTTCAACATTTACGTGAAATGGTGTTGGCGCAACGTGCTGGTGCGGCGGTTCCTCGTACAGAGGAAGTGAATAACCACATCCATACGATGTATTCCTTCTCGCCTTATTCCCCTTCCGCAGCGGCCTGGCAGGCCGCGCAGGCGGGGTTACAGGCGGCAGGCATCATGGATCACGATTCCATTGCCGGGGCGAATGAAATGCTGGAAGCCTGTAAGATCATCGGGATTGGATCTACAGCAGGGTTTGAACTGCGTGTAGATTGCAGTATGACGGGGTTGTCTGGTCGCAAAATTAATAATCCGGATTCACTGTCAATTGCCTACATGGCGATTCACGGGATTCCTCGACCGGCGATTCCGGAAGTGGCACGTTTTTTGGAGCCCATTCAAAAAGCCCGCAACCTGCGTAATCGCGCGATGGTGGCTTGTCTTAACGAGCACCTTCAGGAATTGGGCGTCCCTCAGATTGACTTCGAGCGCGATGTCTTTGCGCGATCCCTGGCGGCGCAGGGCGGGGCGATTACGGAGCGTCATATTCTGGCTGCATTAGCTGAGAAATTGATTGGCCTGTATGGTCGAGATGGGCGGGTGGTTGGTTTTCTCCGGGACACCCTGAAGGTGGAACTCCCTGCCAAAATGGTTGCGGTGTTGAGCGATTCTGCCAATCCGCATTATCTTTATGATTTATTGGGTATTTTGAAATCTTCATTCCTGCCCTCCTTTTTCATTCAGCCCGGATCGCATGAATGTATTCCCGTAAGGAAGGCGGTAAAATTCGCCCTTCATATTGGCGCGATTCCCGCTTATGCCTATCTGGGCGATGTGACAGCCTCACCGACGGGTGATAAGAAGGCCGAGAAGTTTGAAGATGACTATCTGGATTTGCTGTTTGATGAATTGGTCGCGCTGGGCTTCCGGGCTGTGACGTATATGCCGCCCCGCAATACTCTGACCCAGTTGCAACGAGTGCAGGGGTTGTGTGTCAGGCATGGGCTGATGGAAATCTCCGGGGTCGACATTAATTCCTCGCGGCAGTCATTCAGTTGTCCCGAGATTATGCAGCCGGTCTTCCGGCATTTGATTGCCGCCACTTGGGCCTTGATTGCCCATGAAAAACTGGCGAGTCTTGACGCACGTTTCAGTCTTTTTCATCCTGCTAATCCGTATGCCACCGACCCTCTGGCCGAGCGACTGCAAGTCTATGCCAAGGTTGGAGCGTCCTTGGATTCAGCCCATCCTGAAAATGCCCTGAAGATGGCAGTACAGTTATTTCCAGGTAAGTTTGAGATCTAA
- a CDS encoding alcohol dehydrogenase catalytic domain-containing protein, whose product MSANVLPKTQYAVQLIGPGELKINTAKPVVTPGPHQVLGQIESVCLCFSDLKLLKQFSQHPRKSEVIGGLAPEVLNEISSYVPGDKPTVPGHETVIRIVAVGDKVKHHKVGERCLVQTDYRPFATAGSNAAFGYNFEGALQEYVVMDERVIIDPATGERFLIPAPENLSASAIALVEPWACVENSYVTPERQSVKAGGKLAVVVDGDRKMSGIAESMSPKGFPAEIVTVCADHCDKMLAAQFKVPVKRLNSVADLPNETFDDIIYFGKDKKIIELLNDKLTTCGMINIVTGGGKIGALVSVGVGRVHYGMTRWIGTMSSSAAESYKAIPPTGEIRANDTICVTGAGGPMGQMHVIRDLCAGLPGVVMTAVDFDDVRLVNLMAKARPMAAANKATICTLNPKTEALKGPFTYQVVMAPIGVLVADAIKNSAPGSLINIFAGIPANVKHELDLDTYIQNRCYMFGTSGSTIRDMKIVLGKVVAGKLDTNSSVDAVCGMAGALEGLAAVENRTLAGKIVIYPALHDLGLVPLNTLTQKFPTVASKLNHGNWSSDAENELMKVGK is encoded by the coding sequence ATGTCTGCTAACGTCCTGCCTAAAACTCAGTATGCCGTCCAACTCATCGGACCCGGCGAACTCAAAATCAACACGGCTAAGCCCGTTGTAACTCCTGGCCCGCATCAGGTGCTCGGCCAGATTGAATCGGTCTGTCTCTGTTTCTCCGACCTGAAATTGCTCAAGCAGTTTTCTCAGCACCCACGTAAGAGCGAGGTCATCGGCGGATTGGCGCCGGAGGTTCTGAATGAGATTTCGAGCTATGTGCCCGGCGATAAGCCCACTGTGCCCGGCCATGAAACTGTGATCCGGATTGTGGCGGTTGGTGATAAGGTGAAGCATCACAAGGTCGGGGAGCGCTGCCTGGTTCAGACCGACTACCGTCCCTTCGCAACGGCCGGTTCGAATGCGGCGTTCGGATACAATTTCGAGGGTGCTCTTCAGGAATATGTGGTGATGGATGAGCGGGTGATCATTGATCCCGCCACCGGGGAGCGCTTTTTGATTCCTGCCCCTGAGAACCTGAGCGCCTCGGCAATCGCGCTTGTAGAGCCCTGGGCCTGTGTTGAGAACTCCTATGTCACGCCTGAGCGTCAGTCCGTCAAAGCGGGCGGAAAGCTCGCGGTGGTGGTCGATGGCGACCGGAAAATGTCCGGGATCGCAGAGAGCATGTCGCCCAAGGGGTTTCCTGCGGAAATTGTCACCGTTTGCGCAGATCACTGTGACAAAATGCTTGCGGCTCAATTCAAGGTGCCGGTGAAGCGGCTGAATTCCGTGGCGGATCTGCCCAATGAGACCTTTGATGACATTATTTATTTCGGCAAAGATAAGAAAATCATTGAGTTGCTGAATGACAAACTGACGACCTGTGGGATGATCAACATTGTAACGGGCGGTGGTAAGATTGGTGCCCTGGTGTCGGTTGGGGTCGGGCGTGTCCATTATGGTATGACGCGTTGGATCGGGACGATGTCTTCTTCCGCAGCCGAATCCTACAAGGCGATTCCGCCTACCGGTGAGATCCGTGCGAACGACACGATTTGTGTGACGGGCGCAGGGGGGCCAATGGGGCAAATGCATGTCATTCGCGATTTGTGTGCCGGGTTACCGGGAGTGGTGATGACGGCCGTTGATTTTGATGATGTCCGGTTGGTCAACCTGATGGCTAAGGCGCGGCCCATGGCGGCAGCTAATAAAGCGACCATATGCACGTTGAATCCAAAGACAGAAGCCCTTAAAGGTCCGTTTACCTATCAAGTGGTGATGGCGCCGATCGGAGTATTGGTGGCTGATGCGATCAAGAATAGCGCCCCCGGCAGTTTGATCAATATTTTTGCCGGGATTCCCGCAAACGTGAAGCATGAACTCGATCTTGATACCTACATTCAGAATCGCTGTTATATGTTCGGCACGAGTGGCTCTACGATTCGTGACATGAAGATTGTGCTCGGGAAAGTAGTCGCCGGGAAGTTGGACACCAATAGTTCGGTAGATGCGGTATGCGGTATGGCTGGCGCCCTCGAGGGGTTGGCGGCTGTTGAAAACCGAACCCTGGCTGGCAAGATTGTGATCTATCCAGCCTTACATGATCTTGGACTGGTGCCGCTGAATACCCTAACTCAAAAATTCCCCACGGTGGCCTCCAAATTAAATCATGGTAACTGGTCATCGGATGCCGAGAATGAACTGATGAAGGTGGGTAAGTAA